Genomic segment of Macellibacteroides fermentans:
GAAGAATCGAATGTGAATCTCTTTATCTAGTAATTACCAGCATAGTTGTAATAAAAGGAAAAGGGTTGTCCGCAGCGGACAACCCTTTATTATTTTGCATACTTCAAAGAAGCTTATTTAATCATATCGAAACCTGTGTAAGGTACCAATGCTTTTGGTATACGGATACCCTCGGGAGTCTGGTTGTTTTCCAACAATGCCGCAACGATACGTGGTAAAGCAAGGGCACTACCGTTCAACGTGTGACAAAGCTGCGTCTTCTTGCTGGCATCACGGTAACGACATTTCAGTCGGTTTGCCTGATAGCTCTCGAAGTTGGATACGGAACTCACTTCCAACCAACGTTCTTGTGCTGCAGAATATACCTCGAAGTCGAACGTGATGGCCGATGTGAAACTCATATCGCCTCCACATAAGCGCAAAATACGCCAGGGGAGTTCCAATTTTTCTACCAACGATTGTACGTAATCTACCATTTCCTTCAATGATTCATAAGAATGCTCGGGAGTATCGATGCGAACAATCTCTACCTTGTCGAACTGATGCAGACGGTTCAATCCGCGAACATCCTTGCCGTATGAGCCTGCTTCGCGACGGAAACAAGCCGAATAGGCTGTGTTCTTGATAGGTAATTCAGATTCGTTCAATATCACATCACGGTAAATATTGGTTACCGGAACTTCGGCTGTTGGTATCAGGTACAGATCGTCAAGCGTAGCGTGGTACATCTGTCCCTCTTTATCGGGAAGCTGACCGGTACCATAACCCGAGTCGGCATTTACTACATAAGGAGGTTGTATCTCCAAATAGCCGGCTTCGCGCGCATTATCCAAAAAGAAATTAATGAGCGCACGCTGCAAACGGCAACCATATCCTTTATATACAGGGAAACCTGCACCGGTTATCTTAACACCCAATTCGAAATCGATCAGGTCGTATTTCTTACACAAATCCCAGTGAGGAACTGCACCTTCGTGTAATTTAGGAACTACTCCGCCACTCTTTTCGCATAGATTATCTTCCGCTGCACGACCTTCGGGTACCGAATCGTGAGGCAAGTTGGGAACCAGTACCAACAGATTGTTCATCTCCTGCTCTGCTGCGGTTTTTGCGGCATCCAGCTCTTTGTTACCTTCTTTCATCTCGGCAACTTTAGCCCGGGCTTGCTCCGCCTCTTCCTTCTTTCCCTCTTTCATCAGGGCGCCGATTGTTTTCGATAAGTTATTCAACGTAGCCAAATTCTCATCCAAAACCGACTGTGTAGTACGTCTTGTTTTATCTAACTCGATAATTTTACCGATAATCTCTTTCGCATCAAAATGCTTTTTGGCCAACCTGCGGATTACTTCGTCCGGGTTTTCCGTAATTACTTTAAGCGTCAACATACTTTATCTATGCTTTTTAATTGAGCTACAAAGTTAAACAAATTATAGAGAACATACTATTTAAACAACAAATGAAAAAAAACTTTATATGAAGTTTACGGAAATCGATACAGCGCATCAATATCAATTGGCAGTAAACCAAGGAACATGTTACTTAACCCTCCCGGCTGCCACCCAGGTACGCAGATAGTAAGGTTCACTCAAGCTGCTCACCATCACCCCACGGGAGGTGCTGGTATGAATAAATTTGCCATTTTTAAGGTAGATACCGGAGTGATTGGGACTCTTTTTCCGTCCACCTTCCGTCCGGAAGAATACGAGATCTCCTTCCTTTAGCTCATCACGGGAAATTTTCCTGCAGTCGTGTTTCAGCATATCAGCCGAAGAACGTGATAGTTGGCGACCGTACACCTGTTCGTAGAGAATAGATACAAATCCGGAACAATCGACTCCCTGCTTATTTGATCCGCCATAACGATGAGGAACTCCCAACCATTTAGCACCTTCCGCATAAAGCATTTCATTATCGGAGGAAGTAATACGCATACCATATATCTGAGAAAGGTTATCAGAGATTATCGGCTCCTTTTCCACTTGCTTTTTGGTTCCACAAGCTACTAGCAGTAAACAAAAGAGTAAAGGGGAGAGTTTATAGATTTGTTTAATCGGATTCATACATAGAAGGTTTGACACAAATATAAATATAAAGTCAGTCTATTGAATCAACAAAAATCATTATTCCAAAATTAAAGCATAAAAAAAGCAGGATATTCAATGGATGAATACCCTGCTTTTTGTTTTTTAGCGAAAGATATGTTATGCTTCAGCTTTGATTTCTTCAACTGAAACAAATGATCTGTTATCTTTTCTCTTACGGAATTTTACAACACCGTCTACCAAAGCATACAACGTGTGGTCTTTACCAATACCA
This window contains:
- the serS gene encoding serine--tRNA ligase is translated as MLTLKVITENPDEVIRRLAKKHFDAKEIIGKIIELDKTRRTTQSVLDENLATLNNLSKTIGALMKEGKKEEAEQARAKVAEMKEGNKELDAAKTAAEQEMNNLLVLVPNLPHDSVPEGRAAEDNLCEKSGGVVPKLHEGAVPHWDLCKKYDLIDFELGVKITGAGFPVYKGYGCRLQRALINFFLDNAREAGYLEIQPPYVVNADSGYGTGQLPDKEGQMYHATLDDLYLIPTAEVPVTNIYRDVILNESELPIKNTAYSACFRREAGSYGKDVRGLNRLHQFDKVEIVRIDTPEHSYESLKEMVDYVQSLVEKLELPWRILRLCGGDMSFTSAITFDFEVYSAAQERWLEVSSVSNFESYQANRLKCRYRDASKKTQLCHTLNGSALALPRIVAALLENNQTPEGIRIPKALVPYTGFDMIK
- a CDS encoding C40 family peptidase; the protein is MNPIKQIYKLSPLLFCLLLVACGTKKQVEKEPIISDNLSQIYGMRITSSDNEMLYAEGAKWLGVPHRYGGSNKQGVDCSGFVSILYEQVYGRQLSRSSADMLKHDCRKISRDELKEGDLVFFRTEGGRKKSPNHSGIYLKNGKFIHTSTSRGVMVSSLSEPYYLRTWVAAGRVK